In Saimiri boliviensis isolate mSaiBol1 chromosome 12, mSaiBol1.pri, whole genome shotgun sequence, one genomic interval encodes:
- the LOC141580641 gene encoding transcription factor E2-alpha-like yields MGIPRLGRAGATATAACEIKREEEDKENASAANHSEEEKKELKAPRAWTSPDEDEGDLLSLEQKAEGEKKRQVASNARERLRVLDINKAFKELGRMCQLHLNSKKPQDQTAHSAPGSLGHTELEATSARAESEPQRLPV; encoded by the coding sequence ATGGGCATTCCGCGGCTAGGGCGAGCAGGTGCCACAGCAACTGCCGCCTGCGAAATCAAGCGGGAGGAGGAGGATAAGGAGAACGCGTCAGCGGCCAACCACtcggaggaggagaagaaggagctgAAGGCCCCCCGGGCCTGGACCAGCCCAGACGAGGACGAGGGCGACCTTCTCTCCCTAGAGCAGAAGGCCGAGGGGGAGAAGAAGCGCCAGGTGGCCAGTAACGCCCGGGAGCGGCTGCGGGTCCTCGACATCAACAAGGCCTTTAAGGAGCTGGGGCGCATGTGCCAACTGCACCTCAACAGCAAGAAGCCTCAGGACCAAACTGCTCATTCCGCACCAGGCAGTCTCGGTCATACTGAACTTGAAGCAACAAGTGCGAGAGCGGAATCTGAACCCCAAAGGCTGCCTGTTTGA